The nucleotide sequence ACGAGGGCCTTGGTGCCGTCGTTCGCCTTGAGCGCGGGAGCGCCGGTGGTCCAGTAGGAGATCGCGCCGTCGATGCCTTCCTCGGCGCCGAGCGCCTCGGTCAAGCGGCGGCCGGCGTCGGCGACCTCGGGTGCGTCGACGGACCCGGTGCGGGCGTGTACTTCGACGATCAACTCCGGTGCCTTGCCGAACACTTCCTCAAGGCGTCGGTCGGCCTTGGAGGAGTCGGAGGCGGGGTCGTCGAAGCCCTCGCCTTCGAGGACGCCGAACGCTCCGAAGCCGACGATCGCGGCGGCGACCAGCAGGACGACGGAGGTGATGAGGACGGTGCGCGCGCGATACGCGGCGATTTTTCCGATGCGTTCCAGCATGGTGGCTGCCCCACGTGAATGTTTATTCCGTCAACATTGTTTGCACTGATAACTTGGCAGCCAATGTTGTCGCTGTCAACATGGGAGTCGAGATCGAAGGAGAGACGCGTGGCGAAACCAGACAAACCAGCGGAGAAGGTCGCACGGCGTCGCGCGTACCATCACGGCGACCTGCGCAACGCGCTCGTCGAGGCGGCGACCGAACTGGTGCGCGAAGGCGGCCCGGAGGCGTTGGTGCTGCGCGAGGTGGCCCGCGCGACCGGGGTGTCGTCGACCGCCGCCTACCGGCACTTCGAGAACCACCGCGACCTCTTCGAGGAGGTCAAGAACCACGCTCTCGGCATGATGACCGAGCGCGTGCGCGCCAATCTCGACGCCGGCACACCGTGCGCCGACCGAGCCGACGAGGCGTTGCGGTGCATCCGCGCGAGCGGGCAGGGCTACGTCGACTTCGCGCTCGCCGAGCCGGGTCTGTTCCGGCTGATCTTCCGCAGCACCACGCGCGCGGGCGTCGACCAGCACGCGGAGGCGCCCGCCGAGGCCATGGAGGCCACGGACGGCCCCGCGGGGGTGCGCGACCCGTCCTACACGGTGATGTCGGACGCGCTGGACGAACTCGTCGCGACCGGCGCCCTGTCCCCCGAGCTGCGGCCCTTCACCGACATCGCCCTGTGGGCCTCGGTGCACGGGGTCGCGACGCTGCTGATCGACACGAGCCTCGCCCGCCTGCCGCGGCAGGCGCGCGACGCCGTCATCGACAGGAGCTTCGCCCTCGCCTTCGCGGGCCTCGAAGGGTTCGCGAAGGCACCCGAGGCACCCGAGGCGCCCGAGGCAGGAGACGCGGGGGAGGCGGGGGAGGCGGGGGGCACGCCGGGCCCACCCTCCCGGGAAACCGCCCCATCCGCACCACCGGACGCTTTCGCCGCACCCGCCACATCCCTGCCCAGCCCGCCCGGGCCGTCCGCCGGCCCCCGGGAACACGGCCGCCCCCGGAGCGGTTGACGCCGGTGTCCTGATCGCCCGGACGTGCGAAGGGAGCCGACGTGACGGCACAGATGTCCGCCATGACCGTGGAGAGCTACCGTCGGGCACAGCAGATGGTGGAGGCCCGCGACCCCTTGGGGGCGCTCAAGCTCATCGAGCCGGCGCTGGACGCCGAGCGCGACAACCTGTCCGTGCAACTCCTGGCCGCGCGCGCCTATTTCGGATCCGCGCAGTTGGGGCGCGCGGAGGCCACGCTGCGCCGGGTGGTCGACCTGGACCCGCGCGACGCGTGGGCGCTGCACGCGCTGGGCCGCACCCTGGAGCGCGCGGGCCGCGGGCCCGAGGCGGCCCCGTACCTGCGGCTCGCCGCGGCGATGTGCCCGGAACCGGAGTACGTGACGGCCGCCTGGCGCCACACACCGGTTCCCGAGGAGGAGTGACCGGGGAGGACGGCGTGGCGGCACTCGGCCGCGGGCACGTCGGGGCGCCGCACTCCGTCGGGAGGAACGGGCAACGCGCCGACGACGCGGCCCGGAGCCGTCGCGGATGCGAGGGAGCCGGACCGCCGTCGCGCCGCCCCCACGGAGACCGGGCCCGACGGCCGGGCACCGAGGACAGGGGCTTGCCGGACGTCGTGGGGGCGTGGCGGTCGGTGTCGGCTACGCGGAGACCGGGGCGCCCGACGGCAGGCGGTAGACGCCGTCGGCGACCGGTTCGACCAGGCCGTCGGCGACCAGGCCGTCCAGCGCCCGCGCGCGCTGCACCGGGTCCTCCCAGACCTTGTCCAGCGCGGCCTGGGCGACCGGGGCGGTGCTGTCGCGGAGTACGGCCAGCAGGCGCCCCCGGCACTGGCGGTCCGTCCCGGCGTACGTCTGGCCGCGCCGGGGCGGACCGTCGTACGCCGGTTTGCCCGCGAGCCGCCACGCGCACAGCGCCGACACCGGGCAGTCGCCGCAGCGCGGCGAGCGCGCCGTGCAGACCAGGGCGCCCAGTTCCATCACGGCGACCGCCCAGGTGGCGGCGGTCTCGTCGTCGAGCGGCATCGCGCCGGTCGCGGTGCGCCGCTCGGCGGCCGTGGTGGACTGCGGCGGATACTCGGTCGCGTCGATCGTCCGGGCGAACACCCGCCGCACGTTGGTGTCCAGGACCGCGTGCCGCTGCCGGAACGCGAACGATGCGACGGCCGCCGCGGTGTATTCGCCGACCCCCGGCAGCGCGAGCAACTTGTCGTGGTCGCGCGGGACTTCGCCCTGGTGCAGGTCGCGGATCGCGGTCGCGGCGGCGTGCAGGCGCAGCGCGCGGCGCGGGTAGCCGAGGCGGCCCCACGCGCGTACCGCCTCGCCGGGCTGCTCGTCCGCGAGCGCGGTCGGCGTGGGCCAACGGGCCAGCCACGCCTTGTACATGGGCAGGACGCGGTTGACCGGTGTCTGCTGGAGCATGAATTCGCTGACCATGACGGCCCACGGCGTCGCGTCCGGTGTGCGCCACGGCAGATCGCGGGCGTGCTCCTCGTACCAGTCGATCACGAGGTCGTTGAGTGCATGAGGCATGACCCCCTGATCCTGTCATGCCGAACGACGCGAAGACCGCCGAAATCTCACCCGGACGAGTTACGCGGCGATCACTCGCGACGGTTGCGGTGGTTTGCCGGAAACCGCCCCTCAACAGGGCGTCTCAACATCCAAAATCCCCGCGCTGATGCGGCGCGGCTGACCCGGACGGCGTAGTCCGCGGCCATAGAGTTTCCCGGTGGACTCTGTGACCCGCCCCGTCGGCCATCTACCCCCGTCCGTGTATTGGCGCCGCCGGGCAATCGTGCTGGTCGCCCTTGCCGTGCTGATCGCCCTTGTCGCGTTCGCGTGCACCGCCGGAGGCGGTGGCGGCGACGACAAGAAGAACGCTTCCTCGGAGAGCAGTTCCCCGCCGCCGAGCGCGCCGGAGAGCCCCGGCGTCATCAGCCCGGGTGCCCCGAGTGCCGGCGGCCCGGTCCAGCCCGGTGCCGCCGCGGGCGGTGCGACGGGCGGCGACGGCGCCCCGGCCGCGCCCGGCACGACGGGCGGCTCCGCGGGCGGCCCGGCGGGCGGTGACGCCAACGGTTCCGCGGCGACCGCGGGCGCGACGGGCGCCGCGGGCGCGGCCGACGGCGGCGCGACGGGCACGAACGGCCAGGGCCAGGCCCCGCAGCCCGGCGCCGCCAACGGCGGTGCGGGCGGCGCGAACGGCGGCAACGGGCTGCTGATGTGCCAGTCCCCGGCGACGCAGCTCAAACTCACCGGCGACCGCCCGGAGAACACCCGGTTCCGGGTCGGCGAGCAGGTCAAGCTGACCCTGGAGATCCGCAACACCGGTACCGAGACGTGTGCCGTCGACATGGCGCAGACGTCCGCGACGGTGGAGATCCGGTCGGGGAACGACATCATCTGGTCGCCGGGGCACTGCGCGTCCAACCAGCAGGTCATCACGCAGATCCAGCCCGGCAAGTCCGTGGTCCACACCTGGACGTGGAACTGGACGCGCAGCGACCCGGCGCGCTGCAGCGGCCCGGTCCCGACGCTCGCGACACCGCCCCCCGGCGCGTTGTTCGTCGCCAAGGGCACCGTCGCCGGGGTCAACTGGGCGAGCAACGAGTACAAGTGGCTCGTCGCCGGGTGACCCCCGGCTGAGGCCGACAGGCGGGCACAAGCGGAAGGGCACACCCTCGCGGGTGTGCCCTTCCGCTGTTGGGGAGCCGAGCCGTCAGACGTAGCGCTCCAGAATCGACGACTCGGCGAGACGCGACAGGCCCTCGCGCACGCTGCGCGCCCGCGCCTCTCCGACACCGTCGACGGCCTGGAGGTCGTCGACACTCGCGGCCAGCAGCTTCTGCAGCCCGCCGAAGTGCTCCACCAGCCGCTCGATGACCACCGGTGGCAGCCGCGGGACCTTGGCGAGCAGCCGGTACCCGCGCGGGCTGACCGCCGAGTCGAGCACCTCGGCGCTGGACGTGAACCCCAGCGCGCGGGCGACCGTCGGCAGGTCGAGCAGGTCGGTGTGCGTCAGGTCGTCCAACTCGTCGAGCACGTCGGTCTCCGTACGGCCCCGCTTGAGGGCGCGCTCGGGGATGTAGTCGCGGGCGACCAGCGAGCGGTCCGGCTCGACACCCGCGATCAACTCCTCGAGCTGCAACGCGAGAAGGCGTCCGTCGGTGCCCAACTCGGCGACGTAGCCGTCGATCTCACGGGCGATCAGGCGCACCATCTCCAGGCGCTGCGACACCGCGCAGACGTCGCGCACCGTCACCAGATCCTCGATCTCCAGCGCGGAGAGCGTGCCGGAGACCTCGTCGAGGCGCAGTTTGTAGCGCTCCAGCGTCGCGAGCGCCTGGTTGGCCCGCGACAGGATCGCCGCGGAGTCTTCGAGCACGTAGCGGCGGCCGTTGACGTACAGCGCGATCAGGCGCATCGACTGGCTCACCGAGACGACCGGGTAGCCGGTCTGCTTGTTGACGCGCTCGGCGGTGCGGTGCCGCGTGCCCGTCTCCTCGGTCGGGATCGACGGGTCGGGAACGAACTGCACACCCGCCCGCACGATCTTGGTGAACTCCCGGTCGATCACCAGGCCGCCGTCGAGCTTGCACAGTTCGCGCAACCGGGTCGCGGAGAACTCGACGTCGAGGACGAACCCGCCCGTGCACAGCGACTCGACGGTCTTGTCGAAGCCGAGGACGATCAGGCCGCCGGTGTTTCCGCGCAAGATGCGTTCGAGACCGTCGCGCAGCGCCGTGCCCGGCGCCACCGCCATCAGCGAAGCCCGCACCAGGGCCTGATCGGCCGCGCCCTTGTCGGTCCGGTCATTCGTTGCCACAGAACTCCCCGTGGTCGTCGCCGTCCCCGGCTGCGGTGACGGGTGCCGCGCCCGGTTGTCGCCCGGTGGCCGGCCCCGCTCCCGCTGAGAAAGATCGGTGGAAAAGTCTAGCGTTGCGACACAAGGGAGAATGCGCGCAGCGCCCCCGAGATGTCGGCCACTTCGGTCACACGCATTCCGTCGGGCACTTTTCCGGGGTCCGGCGGCACCAGCGCGTGCGTGAAACCGAGCCGGTGCGCCTCGGCCAACCGCCTTTGTACGCCCGTGACTCGGCGCACCTCGCCGGCCAGCCCGACCTCCCCGACCGCGACCAGCTTGGCCGGGAGCGGGTGGTCCGCGGCGGCCCCGGCGAGGGCCAGCGCCGCCGCCAGATCGGCGGCCGGCTCGGTGAGGCGTACGCCGCCGACCGTCGCGGTGTAGATCTCGGTCTTGTCGAGCCGTACGCCGCCGCGTCGTTCGAGCACCGCCAGCACCATCGACATGCGCGCGGAATCCAGCCCGGACGTGGCGCGGCGCGGTGTCGGGATCTGCGAAGGGGCCACCAGCGCCTGGACTTCGGCGACGAGTGGGCGCTTGCCTTCCAGAGTCACCGTCACACACGTTCCCGCGACCGGCTCCTGACGCTGCGTGAGGAAAAGGCCGCTGGGGTCGGGCAGGCCCTTGATGCCCTCGTCGTGGAGTTCGAAGCAGCCGACCTCGTCGGCGGCGCCGTACCGGTTCTTGATCGCGCGGACCAGGCGGAGGCGCGCGTGGCGGTCGCCCTCGAAGTGCAGGACGACGTCGACGAGGTGTTCGAGCAGGCGCGGCCCGGCGATCGAGCCGTCTTTGGTGACGTGGCCGACGATGATCGTGGCGATGCCGCGTTCCTTCGCGACCCGGATCAGCGCGCCCGCGACCTCGCGCACCTGGGAGACCCCGCCGGGCGCGCCGTCGATCTCGGGCGACGCGACGGTCTGCACCGAGTCGACGACCAGCAGCGCGGGTTTGACGGCGTCGACGTGGCCGAGCAGCGCGGAGAGGTCGGTCTCCGCGGCGAGGTACAGGTGGTCGTTGAGCGCGCCGATGCGGCCCGCGCGCAACCGGACCTGCGACGCCGACTCCTCGCCCGTCACGTACAGCGTCGGCGCGCGCGGGGTGGCGAACGCGCTCGCGACGTCCAGCAGCAGCGTCGACTTGCCGACGCCGGGCTCGCCGGCCAGCAGGATCACCGCGCCCGGCACCACGCCGCCGCCGAGCACGCGGTCGAGCTCGTCGACCCCGGTGGTGTGGAAGCGCGCGGCCTCGACGTCGATGCGCCCGATCGGCAGCGCGGGCGTCGTCACGGGGCCCGCGCTCACCGTGCGCAGCTTCGACTGGGAGCCGAACTCCTCGACGGTGCCCCACGCCTGGCACTCCGGGCAGCGGCCCAGCCACTTCGGTGTGGTCCACCCGCACTCGGTGCAGCGGTACGACGGGCGGGCTTTCGCGGACGCCCCGGAGGTCTTGGCCATGGGCGGCACGGTAGCGGCCGGCACCGACACGCGTGGCGGCGGACCCGCGGGCGCGGGTGCGGTCCGTCCCGCTCGGGGCGGAGAAACCTTCCGCCTCGGGACGACGGCCGGCCCGGCGTCAGAGTTCACTCGAATGTGTGATTATCGCTCCCATGAGGCGTATGAAAGTGCAATAAACCCGGATTCCCGGGCGCGCGCCGCCTACCGTCGCCCTGTGACGGAACCGGTTACGCCGCACGCGGCACAGTCGTGGGGCCGAGCGGCGTACGACGCCTACGCCGAAGGGCTTTACACCTACTGCCTCTCGGTTCTCCGCGACCACGCGGCCGCCGGTTCGTCCCTGCGCAGCACCTTCGTGCTCGCCGACCGCCACATCGGCCGGCTCCCCGACCTCGGTCTCCTCAAGCCCTGGCTGTACGCCCTCGCCCGGTACGAATGCCTCGTCCGGCTCGACGCGGGCGGCCCCGCCGCGTCGGACGTCCCCGACCCCGACCCCGGCACGCCCGCGCGGCCCGACCCCGCCGACGCCGGCCCGCCGCCGGAGCCGCCCGACCCGGACGAACCCGGCCCGGGCGACCCCGCCCGCACACGCGACGAACTGGCGCTGCTCGCCTGGCCCGAGTCGGTCGGCCTGCCGCCCGGGCAGCGCGAGGCGCTCGACCTCGCGGTCCGCCACGGCCTCGACGCGCGCGGCCTCGCCGCCGTCCTCGGGTGGGAGGAGTCCCACGCCCGCGGCGTCGTGGTGGCCGCCGGGCGGGAAGTGGACCGCACCCGCGCCGCTCTCGACGGCGCCCGGGCCGCGCCGCGTTGCCCCGAGGGCTCCGGCCTCGCCGCCGAGGTGGCAGCCCCGGGCATACGCGACCGGCTCGTCGCCCACGTCGACACGTGCGCGCGCTGCCGTCCGTACACGCGTCTCGCCGCCGCGCGCCTGGCACCGACCACCGGCCCCGCGGCCTCCCCCCGGGCGCTGCCCACGGTCACGCCGCCCGCCGGTCTGCGGGCCGCCGTGCTCGGCGACGTCGGGCGCGGCCGGCCCGCCCACCGCCCCGCCGAACTGTCGGGCCGGGCGGCCAGGTTCGACCACACCGGTTTCCCCGTCTCACCTCCCGGCACCGGGCGGCGACAGCGCGACCGGAGCCGCATGACGCTGGTCGCGGTGGTCGTCGCGACCGTCGCGACCGTGCCCGCGCTGGTGCTGTGGCAGGCGGCCACCCAAGGCGACCGCCATGCCGGGCGCGACACCTCGATCTCGGCGGCCCGCGTCACGAGCGCGCCGCCGCCGAACCCCGGTGACGTCCTCGACTCCGGGGCGCGCCCGGAGCCGACGGCCCCGGCACCCGACACCGGCCCGGCGCGGCATTCCGCCGCCTCCGCCGAGCCGTCGCCCGCCGCACCCCACGGGGAGCCCCGGGCCGAGCCGCGGAGCACGGCCCCGACGCCCTCCCGAACGGCGGCGCCCGCGGCACCGAGCCCGGCCGCCGCGTCGGCGGACGCGCCCGCGTCCGGCCCGATCGCGTCGGACGCCGCGACGCCGGACGGGCCGCCGCTCCGGCCTTTCGCGGCCCCCGACCCCGCCGCCGACCGCCGCGCCTCCCCGCTGGCCGTGGACGCCGCGCACGACAGTGACCGCACGGTGATCACCCTGCGCAACACCGGGGCGGAACCGGTCGACTGGACGGCCGAGCCGTCGGCCGCGTGGCTGCGGGTGAGCAGACGCGCCGGGACGCTCGCGCCCGGCGCCACCGAGACGGTGACCGTGCGGGTCGACTCGGCCGCCGCCCCGAGCGGCACCTGGTCGGCGAACGTCCTGATCGAGCCCGGAGGTTCACGGGTGTGGATCGACGGCAGCACCGACGACGACAGCCCGGGGCCGACGCGGTCGACCGCGACCGTGCGCCCGCGGACCTCCCGGCCGCCGCCCGACCCCGGGGCGGGCGGCTGAGCCCCGGCGGGCTACACCGGATCGGCCGGGTGGGGCGCGTAGCGGGCCGCCATGTGCGCCGCACACGCCTTCGCCAGCTCTTCGTACGCCGGATCGCCCATCAGCTCGCGCAGCTCGGGCTCGTACGACACATAGACCGGATCCGCACCCACATGGGCCTCCGGCGCACCCGTGCACCACCAGTGCAGGTCGTGCCCGCCGGGCCCCCACCCGCGCCGGTCGTACTCGCCGATGCCCACCAGCAGCACCCGCGTGTCGTCGGGCCGGTCGACCCAGTCGTACGTCCGGCGGATCGGGAGCTGCCAGCACACGTCCGGCTTCGACTCCAGCGGGTGGCGCCCCTCGCGCAGCGCCTGCGCGTGCAGCGCGCAGCCCTCGCCGCCCGCGAACCCGGGGCGGTTGAGGAACAGGCAGGCGCCGTCCACCCGCCGCGTCCGGGGCTCGCCGTCCTCGTCGGGCTCGGTGATGCCGTCGGCGGTGCCGGTCGCGTGGTGCTGCCACGTCTCGGGCGTGAGCCGCTCGACCCACTTGGTGACGCGCGCCTCGTCGTCCTCGTCCGACCAGTGCGCGCCCAGCGTGCAGCATCCGTCGGAGGCGCGGCCCGCCGCGATCCCGTGGCAGCCGCTGCCGAACACACAGGTCCAGCGGGACGTGAGCCACGTGAGGTCGCAGCGGAAGACCTGCTCGGCGTCCTCGGGGTCCTCGCGCGGGGCGGGGTCGGTGAACTCGAACCAGGCACGGGGGAAATCCAGACTCACTTCGGGCACGCGCCAAGCGTAGACGCGTACCGGGCGGTGTCACCGCCCCCGCACCGTCGGCTAGCGTCAGCGCATGCGACTCGGTGTTCTCGACGTGGGCTCCAACACGGTCCACCTCCTCGTGGTCGACGCCCACCCGGGCGCCCGGCCGCTGCCCGCCTACTCCCACAAGACCGAGCTTCGGCTGGCCGAACTCCTCGAACCGGACGGGCGCCTGGGCGCACCCGGTACCGAGCGCCTGGTCGAGACGGTCGCCGAGGCGCTGGA is from Yinghuangia sp. ASG 101 and encodes:
- a CDS encoding TetR/AcrR family transcriptional regulator → MAKPDKPAEKVARRRAYHHGDLRNALVEAATELVREGGPEALVLREVARATGVSSTAAYRHFENHRDLFEEVKNHALGMMTERVRANLDAGTPCADRADEALRCIRASGQGYVDFALAEPGLFRLIFRSTTRAGVDQHAEAPAEAMEATDGPAGVRDPSYTVMSDALDELVATGALSPELRPFTDIALWASVHGVATLLIDTSLARLPRQARDAVIDRSFALAFAGLEGFAKAPEAPEAPEAGDAGEAGEAGGTPGPPSRETAPSAPPDAFAAPATSLPSPPGPSAGPREHGRPRSG
- a CDS encoding tetratricopeptide repeat protein, whose protein sequence is MTAQMSAMTVESYRRAQQMVEARDPLGALKLIEPALDAERDNLSVQLLAARAYFGSAQLGRAEATLRRVVDLDPRDAWALHALGRTLERAGRGPEAAPYLRLAAAMCPEPEYVTAAWRHTPVPEEE
- a CDS encoding A/G-specific adenine glycosylase; the encoded protein is MPHALNDLVIDWYEEHARDLPWRTPDATPWAVMVSEFMLQQTPVNRVLPMYKAWLARWPTPTALADEQPGEAVRAWGRLGYPRRALRLHAAATAIRDLHQGEVPRDHDKLLALPGVGEYTAAAVASFAFRQRHAVLDTNVRRVFARTIDATEYPPQSTTAAERRTATGAMPLDDETAATWAVAVMELGALVCTARSPRCGDCPVSALCAWRLAGKPAYDGPPRRGQTYAGTDRQCRGRLLAVLRDSTAPVAQAALDKVWEDPVQRARALDGLVADGLVEPVADGVYRLPSGAPVSA
- the disA gene encoding DNA integrity scanning diadenylate cyclase DisA: MATNDRTDKGAADQALVRASLMAVAPGTALRDGLERILRGNTGGLIVLGFDKTVESLCTGGFVLDVEFSATRLRELCKLDGGLVIDREFTKIVRAGVQFVPDPSIPTEETGTRHRTAERVNKQTGYPVVSVSQSMRLIALYVNGRRYVLEDSAAILSRANQALATLERYKLRLDEVSGTLSALEIEDLVTVRDVCAVSQRLEMVRLIAREIDGYVAELGTDGRLLALQLEELIAGVEPDRSLVARDYIPERALKRGRTETDVLDELDDLTHTDLLDLPTVARALGFTSSAEVLDSAVSPRGYRLLAKVPRLPPVVIERLVEHFGGLQKLLAASVDDLQAVDGVGEARARSVREGLSRLAESSILERYV
- the radA gene encoding DNA repair protein RadA, with the translated sequence MAKTSGASAKARPSYRCTECGWTTPKWLGRCPECQAWGTVEEFGSQSKLRTVSAGPVTTPALPIGRIDVEAARFHTTGVDELDRVLGGGVVPGAVILLAGEPGVGKSTLLLDVASAFATPRAPTLYVTGEESASQVRLRAGRIGALNDHLYLAAETDLSALLGHVDAVKPALLVVDSVQTVASPEIDGAPGGVSQVREVAGALIRVAKERGIATIIVGHVTKDGSIAGPRLLEHLVDVVLHFEGDRHARLRLVRAIKNRYGAADEVGCFELHDEGIKGLPDPSGLFLTQRQEPVAGTCVTVTLEGKRPLVAEVQALVAPSQIPTPRRATSGLDSARMSMVLAVLERRGGVRLDKTEIYTATVGGVRLTEPAADLAAALALAGAAADHPLPAKLVAVGEVGLAGEVRRVTGVQRRLAEAHRLGFTHALVPPDPGKVPDGMRVTEVADISGALRAFSLVSQR
- a CDS encoding BACON domain-containing protein, which translates into the protein MTEPVTPHAAQSWGRAAYDAYAEGLYTYCLSVLRDHAAAGSSLRSTFVLADRHIGRLPDLGLLKPWLYALARYECLVRLDAGGPAASDVPDPDPGTPARPDPADAGPPPEPPDPDEPGPGDPARTRDELALLAWPESVGLPPGQREALDLAVRHGLDARGLAAVLGWEESHARGVVVAAGREVDRTRAALDGARAAPRCPEGSGLAAEVAAPGIRDRLVAHVDTCARCRPYTRLAAARLAPTTGPAASPRALPTVTPPAGLRAAVLGDVGRGRPAHRPAELSGRAARFDHTGFPVSPPGTGRRQRDRSRMTLVAVVVATVATVPALVLWQAATQGDRHAGRDTSISAARVTSAPPPNPGDVLDSGARPEPTAPAPDTGPARHSAASAEPSPAAPHGEPRAEPRSTAPTPSRTAAPAAPSPAAASADAPASGPIASDAATPDGPPLRPFAAPDPAADRRASPLAVDAAHDSDRTVITLRNTGAEPVDWTAEPSAAWLRVSRRAGTLAPGATETVTVRVDSAAAPSGTWSANVLIEPGGSRVWIDGSTDDDSPGPTRSTATVRPRTSRPPPDPGAGG